GGTGCGACTGAACAGACCCAAGGTGGGTTTGACGCCGATTACGCCATTGGCCGATGCCGGGCAAGTGATCGAACCGTTGGTTTCCGTGCCCAAGGAGATCGGCGCGAAACCGGCAGCCACGGCAGCGGCCGATCCAGAACTGGAACCGCAGATTTCCTCGCTCAGTGCATGTGGGTTTTTCCCTTGCCCACCACGTCCGCTCCAACCATGGGGCAAACCCATTTCCCGCACATAAGCCCATTCACTCATGTTGGCTTTACCCAGAATAATCGCGCCGGCATCCCGCAGCTGTTTAACCACAAAGGCATCGTTGGCTGCCGGCTGGCCGACCATGGCCAAGGAGCCGGCGCCGGTTTGCAGGCTGTCGGCAGTATCAAAATTGTCTTTGAGCAGTACCGGAATACCATGCAACGGACCACGCGACAGCCCCTCGTTACGCTCGTTATCCAGCGCGGTAGCTATTTCGATGGCTTGTGAATTCAGTTCGACGATGGCGTGGATAGCAGGGCCTTGCTTGTCCAGCTCGGCAATTCGCTGTTGAAAGTGTTCAACCAGTTCAACAGCAGTGAGCTCATTGTCGGCCATCATTTTGCTGAGTTCACTGACGCTGGCGTAATGAAGATCGGCAGCCGAATGGGCACTGGCAGCGACTCCTGTCGCTGCCAGTGCGACCAATATGGATTTCGTCAGCGTATTCACGCGACGTTTGAAGAAATGCGTCATGTCTATCGTCCTTGTTTAGGCTAATCACGAGTGATTCATTCACTCGCGACCAAGCCTACCGAGGACATAGGAAAGAGCTGTCAGCCAGCTGGACTATCGACAGTAGGAAAAGTCATCCCGACTTGTAGCCGCTACCAGCAATTGGGGCGTTTTCCGACACATCCTGCTCCATATTCAGCCACCACGTGTGCCCCCGCTGCGGCTGCATCAAATTAAACGCCTCGCCCATTCGCGGCGTGGTAATCGAAACACTACGCTCCCAGGCCAGCGCCAGAATCCGGTCAAACGGTTCATGCCAGGCGTGCATCGCCAGGTCGAAGGTGCCGTTGTGGATCGGAAACAGCCAGCGGCCCTTGAGGTCGAGGTGCGCCTGCAGGGTTTCTTCGGGCTGCATGTGCACGTGTGGCCATTCGACGTTGTAGGCGCCGGTTTCCATCAGGGTCAGGTCGAACGGGCCGTACTGTTCGCCGATGCGTTTGAAGCCGTCGAAATAGCCGCTGTCGCCGCTGAAGAAGATTCGCGTGTCGCCGTCGATCATCACCCACGATGCCCACAGGGTGCTGTTGCTGTCGAACAGGCTGCGGCCGGAGAAGTGCTGCGAGGGAGTGGCAACGAAGCGGATGCCGGCGATTTCGGTGCCCTGCCACCAGTCGTACTGGCGAACTTTACTGGCGTCGATGCCCCATTTGATCAGGGTGTCGCCGACGCCCAGCGGGGTCAGGAAATAGTTGGTTTTGGCCGCCAGTTGCAGTACTGCCTGATAATCGAGGTGGTCGTAATGGTTGTGCGACAGGATCACCGCTTCGATCGGCGGCAACTGGTCGATGCTGATCGGCGGTTGGTGAAAACGTTTCGGGCCGGCCCATTGCACGGGCGAGGCACGCTCGGCGAAGACCGGGTCAGTGATCCAGAATTTGTCGCGCATTTTCAGCAGCAGGGTCGAGTGGCCGAGGCGGTAAACGCTGTGATTCGGTGCTGCCAGCAGGTCTTCACGGGTCAGCGGTTGCACCGGGATCGCGGCGGCGGGACGGGTATTGCGGGGCTTGTTGAAAATCATGTTCCACATGATCCGCAGCATCTTGCGCCCACCTTCGCGTTGCACCGGCGCATGGTTACGGAACAGCCCTTGATCCTGGCGAGAGGCTTCAGGCGTGGAAGTTTGATCCGCAGAAAAATCTGGATTGGCCATGACTGAGAGACTCCAGAAAAACCGCGCAATTCACGGTTTTTCACGGTGGGACGATAAATGGCCAAGGCACGCACGCATCAGCCGAACTGTCTGTTTTTTAGGTTGCGCGGATTAACGCAACATTACACTGATCGGTGTAGTTTCTAGGTTGCATCAAACCGGATGACAAGTAAACTGCCAAGTGTAATTCCACCCCTTCTCTGCCGAAGCGTACTTATGACAGCTCCACAACGCCTCACCGACCGCAAACGCGAAGCCATCATCCAGGCGGCAATTGCCGAATTCCGTGCCAACGGGTTCGAGGTCACCAGCATGGACAAGATCGCGGCCACCGCCGGGGTGTCGAAGCGCACGGTGTACAACCACTTTCCCAGCAAGGAAGAGCTGTTCGCCGAAATTCTCAACCAACTCTGGGCACGCATCACCGACGAGCAAGCCGTGACCTATCGCGCGGATCAGCCGCTGCGCGAGCAACTGCTGCCCATGTTGCTGGCTAAGCTGCAGATGATGGCCGATGACAATTTTCTCGGACTGGCACGGGTGGCGATCGCTGCCACCATCCATTCCCCGGAGCGCGCGCAGGACATGGTGGCGCGCATGGGCGAGCGCGAAGAAGGCCTGACGGTGTGGATTCGCGCTGCGCTGGCGGATGGTCGGCTGAAAACCGTGAACGCAGAATTCGCCGCGCAGCAGGTGCAAGGGCTGTTGAAGTCGTTCGGTTTCTGGCCGCAGATTTCCATGGGCCTGCCGCCGCTGGATGCAGACACGCAAAAAGCCGTGGCCGAGTCGGCCATGGAGATGTTTCTGGCCAGATACCAGCTCTAAACCGGCCCTCTCCTGCGCCCCGCCACGATTAAATGGCTCGGAAGGACACTGATTATTCCCGTTGGAATAAATGACAATGTCCGACAATTGACCGACGAACGGTCAACCTGAAAAAGCACTTCAAAGTATTTCAGGATGAATCTGGCGCAGGACATCATGGAAAATCAACGCGGCAAAGGCTTGTCATTCGCCAGACGCATTTATCTGCCCAGGATCATCGGTCTGGGTGTCGGCTTTTTCAGCGTCGCGGCCGCGCTGTATCCGTTGCACATGCCGAACTGGCTCTGGGCGCTGCTGGTGTTTAACGGTTTTATCTGGCCGCATCTGGCCTACCAGATTTCGACCCGCTCGACCTTCCCCTACCATGCCGAACGCCGCAACCTGTTGTACGACTCGTTGTGCGGGGGCTTCTGGACCGCGTGCTTTCAGTTCAATCCGCTGACCACCGTGACCATCCTGTCGATGATGACCATGAACAATGTCGCCGCCGGTGGACGACGTCTGTTCCTGCTCGGTGCCCTGGCCCAAGTGGCCGGCGTACTGCTGGGCTGTTTACTGTTCGGCTTCAAGTTCAGCCTGACGATGACGCAAATCGAGGTTTGGGCCTGCCTGCCGATGCTGACCTTGTACCCCTTGGCCCTGGGCATGGTCAGTTACCAACTGGCGATCAAACTTGCACAACACAAACGTGCACTCAGAGACCTGAGCCGCACCGACAGCCTCACCGGGCTGCTCAATCACGGCGCCTGGAAGGATCTGCTCCATACGCGTTTCACCCGGTGCCGAGATAACAACACCCAGGACATTCTGGCGCTGATCGACATCGAT
The Pseudomonas fluorescens genome window above contains:
- a CDS encoding MBL fold metallo-hydrolase; the encoded protein is MANPDFSADQTSTPEASRQDQGLFRNHAPVQREGGRKMLRIMWNMIFNKPRNTRPAAAIPVQPLTREDLLAAPNHSVYRLGHSTLLLKMRDKFWITDPVFAERASPVQWAGPKRFHQPPISIDQLPPIEAVILSHNHYDHLDYQAVLQLAAKTNYFLTPLGVGDTLIKWGIDASKVRQYDWWQGTEIAGIRFVATPSQHFSGRSLFDSNSTLWASWVMIDGDTRIFFSGDSGYFDGFKRIGEQYGPFDLTLMETGAYNVEWPHVHMQPEETLQAHLDLKGRWLFPIHNGTFDLAMHAWHEPFDRILALAWERSVSITTPRMGEAFNLMQPQRGHTWWLNMEQDVSENAPIAGSGYKSG
- a CDS encoding diguanylate cyclase, producing MENQRGKGLSFARRIYLPRIIGLGVGFFSVAAALYPLHMPNWLWALLVFNGFIWPHLAYQISTRSTFPYHAERRNLLYDSLCGGFWTACFQFNPLTTVTILSMMTMNNVAAGGRRLFLLGALAQVAGVLLGCLLFGFKFSLTMTQIEVWACLPMLTLYPLALGMVSYQLAIKLAQHKRALRDLSRTDSLTGLLNHGAWKDLLHTRFTRCRDNNTQDILALIDIDHFKTINDNYGHIVGDAVLRELSQALKGLLAEGERAGRYGGDEFCLILPDQPLNKAEAQMERLRQAMDQYRHPDVPELRVSLSIGLARFQPSYSDAVAWLDDADKALYTAKHTGRNTISVALSSPG
- a CDS encoding TetR/AcrR family transcriptional regulator, whose translation is MTAPQRLTDRKREAIIQAAIAEFRANGFEVTSMDKIAATAGVSKRTVYNHFPSKEELFAEILNQLWARITDEQAVTYRADQPLREQLLPMLLAKLQMMADDNFLGLARVAIAATIHSPERAQDMVARMGEREEGLTVWIRAALADGRLKTVNAEFAAQQVQGLLKSFGFWPQISMGLPPLDADTQKAVAESAMEMFLARYQL